A window from Citrus sinensis cultivar Valencia sweet orange chromosome 5, DVS_A1.0, whole genome shotgun sequence encodes these proteins:
- the LOC127902338 gene encoding uncharacterized protein LOC127902338, with protein sequence MDSVVLELCYDGWWETLEDGRMEYVNGKNRAFLVGKNCLFDQLLARVYEVLQINPNEYSITMKTTLRSSNTLYRICALPMDIFDDEMVRVVLHMASDVANFGCIPIFVTTSPRVPSEGIEPHVDTETSFRANMSGPDNDEEVLPRTISLQQYYSPIHDNYDNIDDNGVTLEDVGATVFPLTTSLEQRYSPYHNNDFRDNDDFHHETEGDNVCAEPSNNTRGTHFNNDGDDGGAGPSNVPSFQHDDECEDNTPVNNRGNRPSPSMVRSRRRIDPLTSLAPTLPSNMVAPSFVSSCDSDDISVGKLFAEKNEFILQLRKVAFRDKFDFKIARSTTTRFEAHCCSESCKWRIRATRCSNEQNVPWVVKRIDNVHTCHNEVLVDGGHQVRSRVVGHIIAEKYIQDKRIYTPNDIRADMQQEYGVQLTYQQAYRAREVGLEIVRGNPAESYNLLPKYSHVLTTANEGTVTHLEQDGDGNFLYYFVALGSSIKGFMQYIRPVIAVDGTHLKGLYRGSMFVATCLDGNNQLYPLAIGIMDSENNDAWEWFMMKLHGVIGDRPELVIISDRCTAIRRAVLKVFHNATHGVCFYHVKGNIKSQFRMSKALWDQFEPAFINAAKAYGHEEFKRQLEGLWMIHSGAADYLENNVGTCNWARSQFEGRRYSILTTNIAESVNSFMREPRKFPVTHLVDNFRKTMQQWFYDRKIVAESMTTRLTTWADEIVTERRTIAERMIVRPVSPHRFQVVGGGLKEGLVDLQKRTCTCRVFQLDQLVCAHAIAACLTHRVDFINLCSDFYTTESLALAYAQPVEPVGDVADWEIPDEMVEMQVYPPVEAPPPGRRKELRIPSAGEDVNRRTVRCGRCHELGHNRKRCKNPIASTRS encoded by the coding sequence atggattcagttgTACTTGAATTGTGTTACGATGGTTGGTGGGAGACATTAGAGGATGGCCGTATGGAGTATGTGAATGGTAAAAATCGAGCTTTTTTGGTTGGAAAAAATTGTCTGTTTGATCAGTTATTGGCAAGAGTATACGAGGTGTTACAAATAAACCCTAATGAATATAGTATTacaatgaagacaactttgaggtctagtaacacattatatcgtatatgtgcactgcccatggatatatttgatgatgaaatggtgaggGTTGTGTTGCATATGGCATCCGACGTAGCCAATTTTGGATGCATTCCTATATTCGTGACCACATCACCTCGAGTTCCGAGCGAAGGTATTGAGCCACATGTCGATACAGAAACTTCGTTTAGAGCAAATATGTCTGGCCCCGATAATGATGAAGAGGTGTTGCCAAGGACAATATCGCTGCAGCAATATTACTCTCCAATCCACGATAATTATGACAACATTGATGATAACGGCGTTACGTTAGAGGATGTTGGAGCAACGGTATTTCCACTAACGACGTCGTTGGAGCAACGGTATTCTCCGTATCACAACAATGATTTTCGggacaatgatgattttcatcATGAGACAGAGGGGGATAATGTTTGTGCAGAACCTTCTAATAATACGAGGGGCACTCATTTCaataatgatggtgatgatggagGAGCCGGTCCTTCGAATGTTCCGTCGTTTCAGCACGACGATGAGTGTGAAGACAATACTCCTGTGAATAACAGAGGCAATAGACCTAGTCCTTCTATGGTTCGATCGAGAAGGCGAATTGACCCCCTTACAAGCCTTGCTCCAACTTTGCCTTCGAACATGGTTGCTCCAAGCTTTGTTAGCAGTTGTGATTCAGATGATATCAGTGTGGGTAAGTTATTTGCTGAGAAGAATGAGTTTATATTACAACTACGCAAGGTTGCCTTTAGagataagtttgatttcaagattgcacgGTCTACTACGACACGTTTCGAGGCTCACTGTTGTTCAGAATCATGTAAATGGCGTATTCGAGCAACTAGATGTTCGAACGAGCAAAATGTTCCTTGGGTGGTGAAGAGAATTGACAATGTACACACTTGTCATAATGAGGTATTGGTTGATGGAGGTCATCAAGTAAGGAGCCGGGTTGTCGGTCATATTATcgcagaaaaatatattcaagacAAGAGGATTTATACTCCGAATGACATAAGAGCAGATATGCAACAGGAATACGGTGTTCAGTTAACATACCAGCAGGCGTATCGGGCGAGAGAAGTTGGTCTTGAAATAGTTCGAGGCAACCCTGCAGAGTCATACAACTTGCTCCCTAAATACTCTCACGTACTAACTACAGCTAATGAGGGTACAGTTACTCACCTCGAGCAGGATGGAGATGGTAATTTCTTGTACTATTTTGTAGCACTCGGATCTTCCATCAAGGGTTTTATGCAGTACATTCGGCCTGTCATTGCTGTAGATGGTACTCATCTGAAGGGACTATATCGTGGAAGCATGTTCGTGGCAACATGTCTTGATGGTAACAATCAATTGTATCCGTTAGCCATTGGGATCATGGATTCAGAAAACAATGATGCTTGGGAATGGTTTATGATGAAGTTACACGGAGTGATTGGTGATAGACCTGAGTTGGTAATTATCTCTGATCGATGCACTGCCATAAGGAGAGCCGTTCTTAAAGTATTTCACAATGCAACtcatggcgtttgtttttaccaCGTCAAAGGTAACATTAAGTCTCAGTTTAGAATGTCCAAAGCTCTTTGGGATCAATTTGAGCCTGCCTTTATTAATGCAGCAAAAGCATATGGCCACGAGGAATTTAAGAGACAACTTGAAGGGTTGTGGATGATCCACTCGGGTGCGGCTGATTACCTAGAAAATAATGTCGGTACGTGTAATTGGGCAAGGTCTCAATTTGAAGGTAGGAGGTACAGCATACTTACCACCAACATCGCGGAGAGTGTTAATTCTTTCATGCGGGAACCTAGAAAATTTCCTGttactcatcttgttgataactttagaaaaacaatgcagcaatggttttatgatagaaaaattgtgGCTGAATCAATGACTACTCGGCTAACAACATGGGCGGATGAAATAGTCACTGAGAGGAGAACTATAGCTGAAAGAATGATAGTTCGGCCGGTGTCTCCGCATCGATTTCAAGTGGTAGGCGGTGGGCTTAAGGAAGGTTTGGTTGACTTGCAAAAGAGAACTTGCACATGCAGAGTCTTTCAGCTTGACCAGCTTGTATGTGCTCATGCAATTGCGGCGTGTCTAACACACCGGGTGGATTTTATTAACCTATGCTCGGACTTTTACACTACAGAATCGTTGGCGTTGGCTTATGCACAACCAGTAGAGCCAGTTGGTGATGTGGCTGATTGGGAAATTCCAGATGAAATGGTGGAGATGCAAGTATACCCACCAGTTGAGGCACCACCACCTGGCCGTCGTAAAGAGCTCAGAATACCCTCGGCTGGCGAGGACGTTAACAGGCGGACTGTTAGATGCGGGCGGTGTCATGAACTGGGCCATAATCGTAAGCGATGTAAGAATCCCATAGCGTCGACTCGAAGTTAG